The region TAGCACAATTAATTTAGTAGAAGATTATCTTCGTCTGGTCAACACTCCATTTTTTGATGCTTTTCAAACCCCCGTTACCATTAGGAGTATTTTATTGATCACCTTTGGGGTTTATCTTTGGGTGATACTTTCCTCCTTAATTTGCAAAATAATCATTTATTTAATCTCCAATGGTAACCAATTTGATCCAGGCTTTATTCGAGCAGTTTCAGTGTTAATTAATTATGGTTTAATTGGCTTTGGTCTTTTTGGCATTTTAGGCTTTGTAGGCATTAATCCAGCTATTTTTGCCACGGTTACAGGGGGATTATCAGTTGGAATTGGTTTTGGACTAAAAGAAGTAATCAGTAATTTTGTCAGTGGAGTCTGGTTATTGATAGAAGGGGCTTTAAAACCAGGAGATGTAATTAATGTGGGGGGGGAAATGAGTCGAGTAGAACAATTAGGGATGCGGGCTGTCACGGTTAATATTATTCGAGATAATACTGATCGAATTATTCCCAATCAAGTCTTTTTTACGGAAGAAGTTAATACTTACACCGGTAGAAATCATCTTGTTTATTGTAGTGTGATTGTGGGGGCTAGTTATAAAGCAAATCCCCGTCAAGTCATTGATTTATTAATAAATTTAGCCACAGATAATCCTGATATTCTTCCTCAACCTAAGCCCGCCGCTTTTTTGTTAGATTTTGCCGATTCTAGTATGAATTTTGAAATCAAGTTTTGGCTTGATAATCCCGTGAGTAGGAAAAAAGTTTCCAGTGAGCTACGCTGTAGAATCTGGCAAAAATTT is a window of Synechocystis sp. PCC 7338 DNA encoding:
- a CDS encoding mechanosensitive ion channel family protein, which codes for MNQSISDLNFSPLESVFFSFWHMGQRPLVQGQLVLILGAMITAYTMAKIGWWWLKKRYHCAQLFLNYSPRRSPLDCLLWAGHFFLSPLFLFLLLLFVHTIYRRHSYYDGLIDHTIILTLIFIFYRAVIFFASFCFPIQQIEYYRSHLFRPILFYLFVASTINLVEDYLRLVNTPFFDAFQTPVTIRSILLITFGVYLWVILSSLICKIIIYLISNGNQFDPGFIRAVSVLINYGLIGFGLFGILGFVGINPAIFATVTGGLSVGIGFGLKEVISNFVSGVWLLIEGALKPGDVINVGGEMSRVEQLGMRAVTVNIIRDNTDRIIPNQVFFTEEVNTYTGRNHLVYCSVIVGASYKANPRQVIDLLINLATDNPDILPQPKPAAFLLDFADSSMNFEIKFWLDNPVSRKKVSSELRCRIWQKFRELDIEIPYPQRDLHLRTD